Proteins from a single region of Runella sp. SP2:
- a CDS encoding ATP-binding protein: protein MKLIGRIREIQKLDKLVASTQSEFLAVYGRRRVGKTFLIRNYFKNEFDFYATGLAKGNTRQQLTNFTIFINNYFSNHHAVPSSWLEAFSLLIKELEKKKSTDKRVIFIDEMPWMDTKKSDFMMGLEFFWNAWASAQTNVLLIVCGSAASWMLNNLIKNTGGLYNRVTERIKLEPFDLQETKAYFTQKNIVLDHYQIIQLYMVMGGIPYYLDQVEAGKSAMQNIEDLCFRNDGKLRTEFSYVFSSLFRNAEKHVLVLKTIFEKGGALTRDELLKYTKMTTGGAITKTLTELEESGFIAKLHKLGNKTANSVYCISDFYTLFYFRFISTAGKYEPNVWLHQIDNPSFRVWSGLAFEQVCFAHITQIKRALNIGGVLSNTYSWYTKGDGEKKGSQIDLVIDRRDQVINLFEIKFSINEFVITKEYDAKLRQKIQSFKEETATKKSIFLTMLTTFGVKPNEYSTSIIQNELTMDALFQ from the coding sequence ATGAAATTAATTGGTAGAATTAGAGAAATTCAAAAATTAGATAAGCTTGTAGCTTCGACCCAATCTGAGTTTTTGGCTGTTTATGGAAGGCGAAGGGTTGGAAAAACGTTTTTGATAAGAAACTACTTTAAGAATGAATTTGATTTTTATGCTACGGGGCTTGCTAAAGGGAACACCCGACAGCAATTGACAAATTTTACCATTTTTATCAATAACTATTTCTCAAATCATCATGCAGTACCGTCTAGTTGGTTGGAGGCGTTTAGCCTTCTAATCAAAGAGTTAGAGAAAAAAAAATCGACCGACAAAAGAGTGATATTCATTGATGAAATGCCTTGGATGGACACTAAAAAGTCGGATTTTATGATGGGACTGGAGTTTTTTTGGAATGCTTGGGCAAGTGCTCAAACTAATGTCTTGCTAATTGTCTGTGGTTCTGCGGCTTCTTGGATGCTCAATAATTTAATAAAAAATACAGGCGGATTATACAATCGGGTAACGGAAAGGATTAAACTTGAGCCCTTCGATTTACAAGAAACCAAGGCTTATTTTACGCAAAAAAACATCGTTTTAGACCATTACCAAATCATTCAATTGTACATGGTTATGGGTGGAATTCCGTATTATTTGGATCAAGTGGAAGCAGGAAAAAGCGCCATGCAGAATATTGAAGATTTGTGCTTTAGAAATGATGGCAAGTTAAGAACGGAGTTTAGTTATGTCTTTTCTTCGTTGTTTCGGAACGCAGAAAAGCACGTGTTGGTACTAAAAACAATTTTTGAAAAAGGGGGTGCTTTGACGAGGGATGAGTTATTGAAATACACAAAAATGACCACAGGGGGCGCTATTACCAAGACCCTTACTGAATTAGAAGAAAGTGGTTTTATTGCCAAATTACACAAATTGGGCAATAAAACAGCCAATTCAGTTTATTGCATATCTGATTTTTATACCTTGTTTTATTTTCGATTTATTAGCACAGCAGGTAAATATGAACCGAATGTATGGTTGCATCAAATAGACAATCCGTCTTTTAGGGTATGGTCGGGATTAGCGTTTGAGCAAGTATGCTTTGCGCACATTACCCAGATAAAACGAGCCTTAAACATCGGTGGCGTATTGAGCAACACCTATTCTTGGTACACCAAAGGCGATGGTGAAAAGAAAGGCAGCCAAATAGATTTAGTCATTGATCGTAGAGATCAAGTCATCAATTTGTTTGAAATAAAATTTTCAATTAATGAATTTGTGATTACAAAAGAGTATGATGCCAAACTTCGACAAAAAATCCAGTCATTCAAAGAAGAAACGGCGACCAAAAAGTCTATTTTCCTGACGATGCTCACCACTTTTGGGGTAAAACCTAACGAATATTCAACGTCAATCATCCAAAACGAATTGACAATGGATGCGCTCTTTCAATAA
- a CDS encoding VWA domain-containing protein: MSNTDSQNLRRWRLILGGDEADGTDCQLSGMDAQIDASLSALYEFERKQRFEYIEKDNSKVGRGQSQPAVARWLGDIRNYFPQSVVQVMQGDALKQPVLQQKLMLEPDILEQATPNVALVANLMELGKLIPSKTKDTARRVVQKVVEELIQKLEQKTVQAITGALNRSSRNKRPRYNEIDWNTTIRKNLKHYLPEYRTIIPETRIGYGRKSKRSLKDVVLCLDQSGSMGASVVYSGIFGAVMASLPQIKTQMVVFDTEVVDLTEDLKDPVELLFGVQLGGGTDINKALSYCQKIIAKPNDTILVLITDLCEGGDETQMRKRVEELVAEGVQVICLLALDDSGAPYFDTRNAKFLATLGVPVFACTPDLFPDMMAAAISKQDMAQWAGDHEIVLKGHKT, translated from the coding sequence ATGTCAAACACTGATTCTCAAAACTTACGCCGTTGGCGGCTTATTCTCGGCGGTGACGAGGCCGACGGAACCGACTGCCAACTCAGCGGGATGGATGCACAAATTGATGCTTCACTTTCTGCCCTTTATGAATTTGAACGAAAGCAACGGTTTGAATACATTGAAAAGGATAATTCAAAAGTAGGGCGTGGTCAATCACAACCTGCCGTGGCGCGTTGGCTGGGCGATATTCGTAATTATTTCCCGCAGTCTGTGGTGCAAGTAATGCAAGGAGATGCCCTCAAACAGCCCGTTCTACAACAAAAACTGATGCTCGAACCCGACATTTTGGAACAAGCCACACCGAACGTTGCGCTCGTTGCAAATTTGATGGAATTGGGAAAACTTATTCCCTCAAAAACCAAAGATACCGCCCGTCGGGTAGTTCAGAAAGTCGTAGAGGAGCTTATTCAAAAGTTGGAACAAAAAACGGTTCAGGCCATCACGGGGGCGTTGAATCGCAGCAGCCGTAACAAACGGCCACGTTATAACGAAATCGACTGGAACACAACCATTCGTAAAAACCTTAAACACTACCTTCCCGAATACCGTACGATTATCCCCGAAACCCGCATTGGGTACGGGCGTAAAAGCAAGCGCTCGCTCAAAGACGTGGTTCTTTGCCTCGACCAAAGTGGTTCGATGGGGGCATCGGTGGTGTATTCAGGGATTTTTGGGGCGGTGATGGCTTCGTTGCCCCAAATCAAAACCCAGATGGTTGTCTTTGATACCGAAGTAGTAGATTTGACTGAAGATTTGAAAGACCCCGTTGAACTGCTTTTTGGGGTACAACTTGGGGGTGGAACCGACATCAACAAAGCACTATCGTACTGCCAAAAAATCATTGCCAAGCCCAATGATACCATTTTAGTTCTCATCACCGACCTGTGTGAAGGAGGCGACGAAACCCAAATGCGCAAACGGGTCGAAGAACTTGTGGCCGAAGGTGTTCAAGTCATCTGTTTACTTGCCCTCGACGACTCAGGTGCCCCCTATTTTGACACCCGCAACGCCAAATTTCTAGCTACGCTGGGTGTCCCTGTCTTTGCCTGTACCCCCGACCTTTTTCCAGACATGATGGCCGCCGCCATCAGTAAACAAGACATGGCTCAGTGGGCGGGCGACCATGAAATTGTACTCAAAGGCCACAAAACCTAG
- a CDS encoding sorbosone dehydrogenase family protein — MNIKTLTRLFSIIFSLGLLGFLSNSQQPLNLENAFPQLTFERPVEFTHAGDGSNRLYVIEQEGLIRVFENSPSVKSADVFLDLKNKVSSEGEMGLLGLAFHPNFKQNGYFYVYYTKRKPLESIIARYRVVSNKVDVSTETILLRFDQPYDNHNGGKIAFGPDGYLYIGTGDGGAWGDQHNYAQNRSSLLGKILRIDVNQTTRGAYGIPADNPYVGSTEGFREEIYAYGLRNPWRFSFDTASKQLWVGDVGQNEFEEINIVTKGGNYGWRLKEAVRCYNPRKDCDPALQLIDPIHHYPRTDGVSVTGGFVYRGLRAPSLRGKYLFADYSNGNIWALTFEGNKKTRLELVSKEGGSVSAFGEDAQGELYILDHSSGKINRFSPSN, encoded by the coding sequence ATGAATATAAAGACTTTAACTCGCCTTTTTTCTATTATCTTCTCATTGGGGCTGTTGGGTTTCTTGTCCAATTCCCAACAACCGCTGAACCTAGAAAATGCCTTCCCTCAGCTCACGTTTGAGCGTCCTGTTGAGTTTACCCACGCAGGCGACGGCAGCAATCGTTTGTACGTAATTGAGCAAGAAGGACTGATTCGGGTGTTTGAAAATAGCCCTTCGGTAAAATCGGCTGATGTTTTTTTAGACCTTAAAAATAAAGTTTCCTCGGAAGGTGAAATGGGGCTGCTTGGGCTTGCTTTTCACCCCAATTTTAAGCAAAACGGCTACTTTTATGTCTATTATACCAAACGTAAACCGTTGGAATCCATCATTGCCCGCTACCGAGTGGTTTCCAACAAAGTGGATGTTTCAACGGAAACTATTTTACTACGGTTTGACCAGCCTTACGACAATCACAACGGCGGTAAAATTGCCTTTGGCCCCGACGGATACCTCTACATTGGAACAGGAGACGGCGGGGCGTGGGGCGACCAACATAATTATGCCCAAAACCGAAGTTCGTTGCTAGGAAAAATCTTACGCATTGATGTAAACCAAACAACCCGAGGTGCTTACGGAATTCCAGCTGACAATCCCTATGTGGGCTCAACAGAAGGTTTTCGGGAAGAAATTTATGCGTATGGACTGCGAAATCCGTGGCGATTTAGCTTCGATACCGCTTCTAAACAACTTTGGGTGGGCGACGTGGGCCAAAATGAATTTGAAGAAATAAACATCGTCACCAAAGGCGGAAATTACGGCTGGCGACTCAAAGAAGCCGTGCGTTGTTACAACCCTCGAAAGGATTGCGACCCTGCCCTACAACTCATTGACCCCATTCATCATTACCCTCGTACAGACGGTGTTTCGGTAACGGGTGGATTTGTGTATCGTGGTTTGCGTGCGCCTTCCCTGCGGGGAAAATACCTCTTTGCTGATTATAGCAACGGCAACATTTGGGCACTTACTTTTGAAGGAAATAAGAAAACGAGGCTGGAATTGGTCAGTAAAGAAGGAGGTTCGGTTTCTGCCTTTGGTGAAGATGCCCAAGGAGAACTTTATATTTTGGATCATTCTAGCGGCAAAATCAACCGATTTTCTCCA
- a CDS encoding glycogen debranching protein: MMKIAPYLILALLAVQCKTASNSSFQNLQANLTDVEKIKGRTEYIESPYVTAGDRVYMVGHQDGSFPDLGWHITGEMGGIWDHPIKLMDGFSAQLTLNNSTLCLTKADTFYNYPFANQHIYLLPKEGMRVERLQFVPDGKEAVVVQYAFHNSEAKEKKITFQFNGKSDLRPTWLSERTNTQDGNDQATFDAGTHAWVVKDSLNEWFVTFGSTLAPVKHTTETNDCTLKSGGKGVNASLTYELTLPANGSIVLPFTVAGSYESKDKAQATLEEVQEKTAELFSSKKKRYAELASQTQISIPDQDVQQAFNWLKYSTDWLVRDVPNVGRGLSAGLPDYPWWFGVDNEYSLQGALLIGRFDIVYKTIELLVKESNRVNKNSGRILHEMSTNGQVFNEGNINETPQFATLIWTIYQWTGDKEFLAKYYPVVVKGLDWLMKENDKDGNLLPDGFGMMEIHGLNSEMIDVAAYSQKAFADAAQMAKEMGDVTLVAKYQNIAQKIKNKINTEFWVPESQSYADFIGTKEQTLHLIDDAIVRADTLKKPWAVAEMKALKAKVKSLPAGTKKGFVLHHNWVVNTPMEMGIADSDKAFKALETGQKFVNPFGMFVTGIDRDESAGKDVSSAAKGKKTFTYTGAVMTLPTGVQAISENNYGRPDQALDYLKRMTRAFSFALPGSMYEVSPDFGMFAQAWTLYSFGVPIIRQFFGVQPNAAHKIIRIQPQFPSSWDKASVEKLTIGDNQLTVHFEKSGNKQTLRLTQTKPDWKIVFALPKGKYKSWEVNGKKVTATQEGR, encoded by the coding sequence ATGATGAAAATAGCACCGTATCTCATTCTTGCGCTTTTGGCTGTGCAGTGTAAAACAGCCTCAAATTCTTCTTTTCAAAACTTACAGGCTAACCTTACCGATGTTGAAAAAATCAAAGGACGTACCGAATACATCGAGTCACCCTACGTAACGGCGGGCGACCGCGTCTATATGGTGGGTCACCAAGACGGCTCTTTTCCCGATTTGGGGTGGCACATTACGGGCGAGATGGGAGGAATTTGGGACCATCCGATTAAATTGATGGATGGATTTTCGGCCCAATTAACCCTCAACAATTCTACACTTTGCCTTACCAAAGCCGACACGTTTTACAATTATCCCTTTGCCAATCAGCACATTTACCTTCTCCCCAAAGAAGGAATGCGGGTTGAACGGTTGCAGTTTGTCCCTGATGGGAAGGAAGCCGTAGTAGTTCAGTATGCGTTTCATAACTCCGAAGCCAAAGAGAAAAAAATCACGTTTCAGTTCAACGGAAAATCGGATTTGCGGCCTACTTGGCTTTCGGAACGCACCAACACCCAAGACGGAAACGACCAAGCAACGTTTGATGCGGGCACTCACGCTTGGGTCGTGAAAGATAGCCTTAATGAGTGGTTCGTTACGTTTGGGTCAACGCTTGCGCCCGTTAAACACACAACGGAAACCAACGATTGTACCCTAAAATCAGGTGGCAAAGGCGTCAATGCTTCCCTGACTTACGAGCTCACGCTTCCTGCCAATGGCTCAATTGTGCTACCGTTCACAGTTGCGGGTTCGTACGAGTCGAAGGACAAGGCACAAGCCACGCTAGAAGAAGTTCAGGAAAAAACAGCGGAATTATTCAGTTCCAAAAAGAAAAGATATGCCGAATTGGCGTCACAAACGCAGATTTCGATTCCTGACCAAGACGTCCAACAGGCTTTTAACTGGCTCAAATACAGTACCGATTGGCTCGTTCGCGACGTTCCAAACGTAGGGCGTGGTCTATCAGCAGGGCTTCCCGACTATCCGTGGTGGTTTGGGGTGGACAATGAGTATTCTCTACAAGGCGCTTTGCTCATCGGCCGCTTTGACATTGTGTATAAAACCATTGAATTGCTCGTTAAAGAGTCAAATCGGGTCAATAAAAACAGCGGGCGGATTTTGCACGAAATGTCCACCAATGGGCAGGTTTTTAACGAAGGGAACATCAACGAAACGCCCCAATTTGCGACGCTCATTTGGACCATTTATCAATGGACGGGCGATAAGGAGTTTTTGGCCAAGTACTACCCTGTGGTGGTGAAAGGCTTGGATTGGTTGATGAAAGAAAACGACAAAGATGGCAATCTCCTGCCCGACGGCTTTGGCATGATGGAAATTCACGGGCTAAACAGCGAAATGATTGACGTGGCGGCCTACAGCCAAAAAGCCTTTGCAGACGCGGCACAAATGGCCAAAGAAATGGGAGATGTAACGCTGGTCGCTAAGTATCAAAACATTGCGCAAAAAATCAAAAACAAAATCAATACGGAGTTTTGGGTACCTGAAAGTCAGTCGTATGCCGATTTTATTGGTACCAAAGAACAAACGCTTCACCTCATCGACGACGCCATCGTGAGGGCAGACACCCTCAAAAAACCCTGGGCCGTCGCCGAAATGAAAGCTTTGAAGGCAAAGGTCAAATCTTTGCCCGCAGGAACGAAAAAAGGCTTTGTCCTCCACCACAACTGGGTCGTAAATACGCCGATGGAAATGGGCATTGCCGATTCGGACAAAGCCTTCAAAGCCCTTGAAACGGGGCAAAAATTTGTAAATCCGTTTGGAATGTTTGTCACGGGCATCGACCGCGACGAGTCGGCGGGAAAAGATGTAAGTTCGGCAGCGAAGGGCAAAAAAACGTTTACTTATACGGGCGCAGTGATGACGCTGCCAACGGGTGTGCAGGCCATTTCTGAAAACAACTACGGTCGTCCCGACCAAGCCCTCGATTACCTCAAGCGCATGACGCGGGCGTTTAGCTTTGCACTCCCTGGGTCGATGTACGAAGTTTCTCCCGATTTTGGCATGTTTGCCCAAGCATGGACGCTTTATAGTTTTGGCGTACCGATTATTCGCCAATTCTTTGGTGTTCAACCCAATGCCGCCCATAAAATCATTCGGATTCAACCTCAATTTCCTTCCTCGTGGGACAAAGCAAGCGTGGAAAAATTAACCATTGGCGACAATCAGTTAACGGTTCATTTTGAAAAAAGTGGCAACAAACAGACCCTTCGCCTCACTCAAACCAAACCTGATTGGAAAATCGTTTTTGCTTTGCCAAAAGGAAAGTATAAATCGTGGGAGGTAAACGGCAAAAAAGTAACAGCGACGCAGGAAGGGCGTTAG
- a CDS encoding VCBS repeat-containing protein: MIFRAFILFLFIVSFGSWAQQPVTTMLPSGFKKTTLTREFISEGATVADLNRDGKMDIVAGYYWFEAPTWKVHQMHPADAKQTESPAVGFGMFSNVFNPRKEYSNSFLNLGMDVNLDGWDDVVIIDFPGKPAFWFENPKNKAVKAWTKHIIADSMGVSNESPAFVDIDKDGRLDILCGDPAKKQIVWLKAPTKKGETKWQRFPLTGEKVAGTENFSHGIGYGDLNKDGLNDIVVREGWFEGTKDLGSGNWKFHPANLGDPCSHMQILDVDGDGKNDVVSASAHALGVWWHQQITDAQGNLNFKTHLISTTTAQTHSSIMADLNGDGKKEYITGKRFLAHHGRDPGDADASILFWLAFTPGKAPYWTEHLIDNDSGSGLNVTVKDMNNDKTLDIVIANKNGVYLFVNYLTKGKK; encoded by the coding sequence ATGATTTTCAGGGCTTTTATACTGTTTCTTTTCATCGTCAGTTTTGGTAGTTGGGCACAACAACCCGTTACGACCATGCTGCCGTCGGGTTTTAAGAAGACCACCCTCACCCGCGAATTTATTTCGGAGGGGGCGACCGTCGCCGACTTGAACCGTGACGGTAAAATGGACATTGTGGCGGGGTATTATTGGTTTGAAGCTCCCACTTGGAAAGTCCACCAAATGCACCCTGCTGATGCGAAACAAACTGAGTCGCCTGCCGTGGGCTTCGGGATGTTTTCCAACGTTTTTAACCCCCGAAAAGAATACAGCAATTCGTTTCTGAATTTAGGAATGGACGTTAATCTGGACGGTTGGGACGATGTGGTCATCATTGATTTTCCAGGAAAACCCGCTTTTTGGTTTGAAAACCCCAAAAACAAGGCAGTAAAAGCTTGGACGAAACACATCATTGCCGACTCGATGGGCGTGTCCAACGAATCGCCCGCGTTTGTGGACATCGATAAAGACGGGCGGCTCGATATTTTGTGCGGCGACCCCGCCAAAAAACAAATTGTTTGGCTCAAAGCCCCCACCAAAAAAGGCGAAACTAAGTGGCAACGTTTTCCTCTAACGGGCGAAAAAGTAGCAGGAACCGAAAACTTTTCGCACGGAATTGGCTACGGTGACCTCAACAAAGACGGCCTCAACGACATTGTGGTGCGGGAAGGATGGTTTGAAGGAACCAAAGACCTTGGTTCAGGGAACTGGAAGTTCCACCCTGCCAACCTCGGCGACCCTTGCTCGCACATGCAGATTTTGGACGTGGATGGCGACGGCAAAAATGACGTGGTCAGTGCCTCCGCCCACGCATTGGGGGTATGGTGGCACCAACAAATTACGGATGCCCAAGGCAACCTCAACTTTAAAACCCATCTCATCAGTACTACCACCGCCCAAACTCACTCCTCCATCATGGCCGACTTAAACGGCGACGGCAAAAAAGAATACATTACGGGCAAACGCTTTTTGGCCCACCACGGCCGCGACCCAGGCGACGCCGACGCCTCTATTTTGTTTTGGCTAGCGTTTACCCCAGGGAAAGCCCCCTACTGGACTGAACACCTGATTGACAACGATTCGGGGTCGGGGCTGAACGTCACGGTAAAAGACATGAACAACGACAAGACCTTAGACATCGTGATTGCCAATAAAAACGGCGTGTATTTGTTTGTAAATTACCTTACGAAAGGTAAAAAATAA